The Hyalangium gracile genome has a segment encoding these proteins:
- a CDS encoding assimilatory sulfite reductase (NADPH) flavoprotein subunit, translated as MSSLPAKGPARPSGQAPSVTPFVTALLGEERSALLQRVVEGLAPETLNWLSGYLAGLAAQRGPQELTAAPVPQAAPEQWLTIVYGTQTGNSKLLAERLKHQAEAAGLSVRFYRAGEYPVRELQKERLLYVVISTQGDGDPPDDARGFVEFILGKRAPKLEQLRFSVLGLGDTSYPKYCEISRKLDARLAELGATRLLDRADCDVDFEPVAKGWLDQAVGRASETLEARTTAVVTPLRGPAPAPAPRFGRDAPYSAELLANQRITGRGALKDVRHLEVSLGDSGLSYEPGDSLGVWPRNPPELVGEFLSVLSLDGGAEVSRDGRTQPLQQWLEQELELTRLSRPFLERHAALAGSTELQRMLTPEGAETFRALLKSHQVIDLLRSWTAPWTAEELVRTLRRLTPRMYSIASSQKRVGAEAHLTVAVVDYEAFGTRHRGAASTFLATRADGQDRVPVFIESNDRFRLPADPDRDIIMIGPGTGVAPFRAFVQERAEVGGRGRNWLFFGEQHFRSQFLYQTEWQEALKKGELHRISLAFSRDQAEKIYVQQRLREAGKDVYAWLEGGAHLYVCGEAQRMAPDVHAALLDIISTQGGRSREDAAAWLDTLRDEQRYQRDIY; from the coding sequence ATGAGCTCGCTTCCCGCCAAGGGGCCGGCGCGACCCTCCGGGCAGGCGCCCTCCGTCACGCCGTTCGTGACCGCGCTGCTGGGTGAGGAGCGGAGCGCGCTCCTCCAGCGGGTGGTGGAGGGGCTCGCGCCCGAGACGCTGAACTGGCTGAGCGGCTATCTCGCGGGGCTGGCCGCGCAGCGTGGCCCTCAGGAGCTCACGGCGGCCCCCGTGCCCCAGGCCGCCCCCGAGCAGTGGCTGACCATCGTCTATGGAACCCAGACGGGGAACAGCAAGCTGCTGGCCGAGCGCCTCAAGCACCAGGCGGAAGCCGCGGGCCTCTCGGTGCGCTTCTACCGGGCGGGGGAGTACCCGGTCCGGGAGCTGCAGAAGGAGCGCCTGCTCTACGTCGTCATCAGCACCCAGGGAGACGGAGATCCGCCGGACGACGCGCGCGGCTTCGTCGAGTTCATCCTCGGCAAGCGGGCCCCGAAGCTCGAGCAGCTCCGCTTCTCGGTGCTGGGGCTTGGGGACACGAGCTACCCCAAGTACTGCGAGATCAGCCGCAAGCTCGATGCGCGTCTCGCGGAGCTCGGGGCCACCCGCCTGCTGGATCGCGCCGACTGCGACGTGGACTTCGAGCCCGTGGCGAAGGGCTGGCTCGACCAGGCCGTGGGCCGCGCGAGCGAGACACTCGAGGCCCGGACCACCGCCGTGGTCACCCCGCTGCGCGGCCCCGCGCCCGCTCCGGCGCCCCGGTTCGGGCGTGACGCTCCGTACTCGGCGGAGCTCCTCGCCAACCAGCGCATCACCGGCCGTGGTGCCCTCAAGGACGTGCGGCACCTGGAGGTGTCGCTGGGCGACTCAGGGCTGAGCTACGAGCCCGGAGACTCGCTGGGCGTGTGGCCTCGCAACCCGCCCGAGCTGGTCGGCGAGTTCCTGTCGGTGCTCTCGCTCGACGGCGGCGCGGAGGTCTCCCGTGATGGGCGCACCCAGCCCCTGCAGCAGTGGCTGGAGCAGGAGCTGGAGCTCACCCGGCTGAGCCGCCCGTTCCTGGAGCGACATGCCGCGCTCGCTGGCAGCACGGAGCTCCAGCGCATGCTGACTCCGGAGGGCGCCGAGACGTTCCGCGCGCTCCTCAAGAGCCACCAGGTCATCGATCTGCTCCGCTCCTGGACGGCGCCGTGGACGGCGGAGGAGCTGGTCCGCACGCTGCGGCGGCTGACGCCCCGGATGTACTCGATCGCGTCCAGCCAGAAGCGGGTCGGCGCGGAGGCGCACCTCACCGTGGCGGTGGTGGACTACGAGGCCTTCGGGACGCGGCACCGCGGAGCGGCGTCGACCTTCCTGGCCACCCGGGCGGACGGACAGGACCGGGTGCCCGTCTTCATCGAGTCCAACGATCGGTTCCGCCTGCCCGCGGATCCGGACCGGGACATCATCATGATCGGCCCGGGGACCGGCGTGGCGCCCTTCCGCGCCTTCGTGCAGGAGCGCGCCGAGGTGGGCGGACGCGGCCGCAACTGGCTCTTCTTCGGCGAGCAGCACTTCCGCTCGCAGTTCCTCTACCAGACGGAGTGGCAGGAGGCCTTGAAGAAGGGCGAACTGCACCGCATCTCGCTGGCCTTCTCCCGCGACCAGGCGGAGAAGATCTACGTGCAGCAGCGCCTGCGCGAGGCGGGCAAGGACGTCTACGCGTGGCTGGAGGGCGGCGCCCACCTCTACGTGTGCGGCGAGGCCCAGCGGATGGCGCCAGACGTCCACGCGGCGCTCCTGGACATCATCTCCACCCAAGGGGGCCGGAGCCGCGAGGACGCGGCGGCCTGGCTCGACACCCTGCGAGACGAGCAGCGGTACCAGCGCGACATCTACTGA
- the cysT gene encoding sulfate ABC transporter permease subunit CysT gives MASRARRRILPGFGLSLGMSWLYLGLLVLLPLSGLFLKTFTLTWAHFWEAVASPRALAAYRLTFGAAAVAALLNAVFGLLVAWVLVRYRFPGKSLVDALVDLPFALPTAVAGLTLTSLYSRNGWYGHYLEAAGIQVAFTSLGVVVALTFIGLPFVVRTVQPVLEDIDADVEEAAATLGATPWQTFTRVIFPAVLPALLSGFTLALARAIGEYGSVVFISGNMPMRTEIAPLLIVTRLEQYDYAGATAIAVVMLTASFALLLAINLLQRWTQRRFEVRPG, from the coding sequence ATGGCCTCCCGCGCTCGCCGCCGCATCCTCCCCGGCTTCGGACTGTCGCTGGGCATGAGCTGGCTCTACCTGGGCCTGCTCGTGCTCCTGCCGCTGTCCGGCCTGTTCCTGAAGACGTTCACCCTGACGTGGGCGCACTTCTGGGAGGCCGTGGCCTCGCCGCGAGCCCTGGCCGCGTACCGGCTCACCTTCGGAGCCGCGGCGGTGGCCGCGCTGCTCAACGCCGTGTTCGGTCTGCTCGTGGCCTGGGTGCTGGTACGCTACCGCTTCCCCGGCAAGAGCCTGGTGGATGCCCTGGTGGACCTGCCGTTCGCCCTGCCCACGGCGGTCGCGGGGCTGACGCTCACCAGCCTGTACTCGCGCAACGGCTGGTATGGGCACTACCTCGAGGCCGCTGGCATCCAGGTGGCCTTCACCTCCCTGGGTGTGGTGGTGGCGCTCACCTTCATCGGGCTGCCCTTCGTGGTGCGTACCGTGCAGCCGGTGCTCGAGGACATCGACGCGGACGTGGAGGAGGCGGCCGCCACGCTCGGGGCGACGCCCTGGCAGACCTTCACGCGCGTCATCTTCCCCGCCGTCCTGCCGGCGCTGCTGAGCGGCTTCACCCTGGCACTCGCGCGAGCCATCGGTGAGTACGGCTCCGTCGTCTTCATCTCCGGCAACATGCCCATGCGTACGGAGATCGCTCCGCTGCTCATCGTCACGCGGCTGGAGCAGTACGACTACGCGGGTGCCACGGCCATCGCGGTCGTGATGCTCACCGCCTCGTTCGCGCTGCTGCTGGCCATCAACCTGCTCCAGCGCTGGACCCAGCGCCGGTTCGAAGTCCGGCCCGGATAG
- the cysI gene encoding assimilatory sulfite reductase (NADPH) hemoprotein subunit, translating to MSTNKPPALSETEHIKAKSNFLRGTLAESLADPVSGGLAAPDTQLIKFHGSYQQDDRDLREERRQQKLEPAYDFMIRTRLPGGVCTPAQWLALDALSKRYANGTLRITTRQAFQLHGVIKTDLKPTIAGMNAALMDTLAACGDVNRNVVCNPNPVDSRVHEEVYRWAVRLSEHLLPKTQAYYEIWLDKEKVAGGDEEPILGSTYLPRKFKAAIAVPPINDVDVFSQDLGFIAIYEEDRLLGFNVVVGGGMGATHGDAATFPRLADVIGFVPPEQMLVVAENVVKVQRDFGDRTNRKHARLKYTIEDRGIAWFVSELEKRLGFSLQPARPFTFEHNGDLFGWKQGHDGRWHLTLRLESGRVADLPGAKLLTGLREIARVHKGDFRLTPNQNLVIAGIPPESRAEIEALVAAHGLDGFLRSSPLLLNALACVALPTCGLAMAEAERYLPTIVSRIEERLAVHGLEKEKLLLRITGCPNGCARPYLAEIALVGKAPGRYNLFLGGDVRGQRLNRLYRENIDEAGVLGALEPLFAAYARERQPGEGFGDFTVRAGHVSSPPPSLPS from the coding sequence ATGAGCACGAACAAGCCCCCGGCGCTCTCCGAGACCGAGCACATCAAGGCGAAGAGCAACTTCCTGCGCGGGACGCTCGCCGAGAGCCTGGCCGACCCGGTGAGCGGCGGACTGGCCGCGCCCGACACCCAGCTCATCAAGTTCCACGGCAGCTACCAGCAGGATGATCGGGATCTGCGCGAGGAGCGCCGGCAGCAGAAGCTCGAGCCGGCCTACGACTTCATGATCCGCACCCGCCTGCCTGGAGGCGTCTGCACGCCGGCCCAGTGGCTCGCGCTGGACGCGCTCTCGAAGCGGTATGCGAACGGCACGCTGCGCATCACCACGCGCCAGGCCTTCCAACTCCATGGCGTCATCAAGACGGACCTCAAGCCCACCATCGCGGGAATGAACGCGGCGCTGATGGACACGCTGGCCGCCTGCGGAGACGTCAACCGCAACGTGGTGTGCAACCCGAACCCGGTGGACTCGCGCGTGCACGAGGAGGTGTACCGCTGGGCGGTGCGCCTGTCCGAGCACCTGCTGCCGAAGACGCAGGCCTACTACGAGATCTGGCTGGACAAGGAGAAGGTGGCCGGCGGCGACGAGGAGCCCATCCTCGGCTCCACCTACCTGCCCCGGAAGTTCAAGGCCGCTATCGCGGTGCCGCCCATCAACGACGTGGACGTCTTCTCGCAGGACCTGGGCTTCATCGCCATCTACGAGGAGGACCGGCTGCTCGGCTTCAACGTCGTCGTCGGCGGCGGCATGGGCGCCACCCACGGCGACGCCGCCACCTTCCCGCGCCTGGCGGACGTCATCGGCTTCGTTCCGCCCGAGCAGATGCTCGTGGTCGCGGAGAACGTGGTGAAGGTCCAGCGGGACTTCGGGGACCGGACCAACCGCAAGCACGCGCGGCTGAAGTACACCATCGAGGATCGAGGCATCGCCTGGTTCGTGTCCGAGTTGGAGAAGCGGCTCGGCTTCTCCCTGCAGCCCGCGCGTCCCTTCACCTTCGAGCACAACGGCGACCTGTTCGGGTGGAAGCAGGGCCATGACGGGCGCTGGCACCTGACGCTGCGCCTGGAGAGCGGCCGGGTGGCGGACCTGCCCGGCGCGAAGCTGCTCACGGGGCTGCGGGAGATCGCCCGGGTGCACAAGGGCGACTTCCGGCTCACGCCGAACCAGAACCTCGTCATCGCGGGCATCCCGCCCGAGTCTCGCGCGGAGATCGAAGCGCTCGTGGCGGCCCATGGCCTGGATGGCTTCCTCCGCTCGAGCCCGCTGCTGCTCAACGCGCTCGCCTGCGTGGCGCTGCCCACGTGCGGCCTGGCCATGGCCGAGGCCGAGCGCTACCTGCCCACGATCGTCAGCCGGATCGAGGAGCGCCTGGCGGTGCATGGCCTGGAGAAGGAGAAGCTCCTCCTGCGCATCACGGGATGTCCCAACGGTTGTGCGCGCCCCTACCTGGCCGAGATCGCCCTCGTGGGAAAGGCTCCAGGCCGCTACAACCTGTTCCTGGGCGGAGATGTGCGTGGCCAGCGCCTCAACCGCCTTTATCGCGAGAACATCGACGAGGCCGGCGTCCTCGGGGCGCTCGAGCCGCTGTTCGCCGCCTACGCGCGGGAGCGCCAGCCCGGTGAGGGCTTCGGCGACTTCACGGTGCGCGCGGGCCACGTCTCCTCCCCTCCTCCTTCTCTTCCGAGCTGA
- a CDS encoding sulfate ABC transporter substrate-binding protein, translated as MSPIAHERRSLSWLLSSSLLILLPGLLLALSACSKPSNAAGEPLTLLNVSYDPTRELYEEFNAAFAKHWEATHGTKVSIKQSHGGSGKQARAVIDGLDADIVTLALAYDVDMLHDKGSLIPENWQTRLPNNSSPYTSAIVFVVRKGNPKNIRDWEDLIQPGLAVITPNPKTSGGARWNYLAAWGHALRKAGGDEAKAREFVSSLYRNVPVLDSGARGSTTTFAERGLGDVLIAWENEALLLTDEVGKDKFEIIVPSDTILAEPPVTIVDKNVDRRGTRAVAEAYLQYLYSDAGQELAAKHHYRPRSQAIAAKYASHFPTVSLFTIDEVLGGWKKAQKAHFDDGGVFDLIYAPKAQ; from the coding sequence ATGTCCCCCATTGCTCATGAGCGCCGCTCCCTCTCCTGGCTGCTGAGCTCCTCCCTGCTGATCCTCCTGCCCGGCCTGCTGCTGGCGCTGAGCGCGTGCTCGAAGCCCAGCAACGCGGCGGGCGAGCCCCTTACCCTGCTCAACGTCTCCTACGACCCGACGCGGGAGCTCTACGAGGAGTTCAACGCCGCCTTCGCGAAGCACTGGGAGGCGACGCACGGCACGAAGGTGTCCATCAAACAGTCCCACGGCGGCTCGGGGAAGCAGGCGCGCGCCGTCATCGACGGGCTGGATGCGGACATCGTCACGCTGGCGCTCGCCTATGACGTGGACATGCTCCACGACAAGGGGAGCCTGATCCCGGAGAACTGGCAGACGCGGCTGCCGAACAACAGCTCGCCGTACACCTCCGCCATCGTCTTCGTGGTGCGCAAGGGCAACCCCAAGAACATCCGCGACTGGGAGGATCTCATCCAGCCGGGCCTCGCCGTCATCACTCCCAACCCGAAGACCTCGGGCGGAGCGCGGTGGAACTACCTGGCGGCCTGGGGCCACGCCCTGCGCAAGGCCGGCGGTGACGAGGCCAAGGCCCGCGAGTTCGTCTCCAGCCTCTACCGCAACGTCCCGGTGCTGGACTCGGGCGCGCGAGGCTCCACCACCACCTTCGCCGAGCGCGGCCTCGGGGACGTGCTCATCGCCTGGGAGAACGAGGCGCTCCTGCTCACCGACGAGGTGGGCAAGGACAAGTTCGAGATCATCGTCCCGTCCGACACCATCCTCGCCGAGCCGCCCGTCACCATCGTGGACAAGAACGTCGATCGGCGGGGGACCCGGGCGGTCGCGGAGGCCTACCTCCAGTACCTCTACTCGGACGCGGGCCAGGAACTGGCCGCGAAGCACCACTACCGCCCGCGCTCGCAGGCCATCGCCGCGAAGTACGCCAGCCACTTCCCCACCGTGAGCCTCTTCACCATCGATGAGGTGCTCGGCGGCTGGAAGAAGGCGCAGAAGGCGCACTTCGACGACGGCGGCGTGTTCGATCTCATCTACGCTCCCAAGGCGCAGTGA